In Senegalia massiliensis, the following proteins share a genomic window:
- the rnpM gene encoding RNase P modulator RnpM: protein MKNKKIPLRKCIICGERKEKKDLIRIVKNKQGDIFIDDKGKANGRGAYICKNSECINKSFKNKSLNKAFKSNISSEIYEELKKEIDQDE, encoded by the coding sequence ATGAAAAACAAAAAAATTCCTCTTAGAAAATGTATTATATGTGGAGAAAGAAAAGAAAAAAAAGATTTGATAAGAATTGTTAAAAATAAACAAGGAGATATTTTTATTGATGATAAAGGAAAAGCAAATGGCAGAGGTGCATATATTTGCAAGAATTCTGAGTGCATAAATAAATCATTTAAAAATAAATCTTTAAATAAAGCTTTTAAATCAAATATTTCTTCTGAAATTTATGAAGAATTAAAGAAAGAAATAGATCAAGATGAATGA
- a CDS encoding 1-deoxy-D-xylulose-5-phosphate reductoisomerase, with protein MKNIGILGSTGSIGTQALDIIRENKSLFNITALSGNNNIDLLEKQALEFKPEIIAVFNKYNADVLKTKLKPYNIKVYSGLEGLIKLSEYENIDILITSVVGMIGLKPTLAAIESGKTIALANKETLVTAGNIVMEKIKKNKGSLLPVDSEHSAIFQSLTSKKKNEINKIILTASGGPFRGKNKEDLININYKDALKHPNWDMGRKISIDSSTLMNKGLEVIEAKWLFDVDVEDIEVVVHSQSIIHSMVEYIDGSVIAQLGVSDMRIPIQYALTYPDRINNNLEKLNLTDVYKLTFESPDLETFPSLSLAYRALRENGTMPSVLNASNEVLVDLFLKEKIKFYDIPNTIENILDIHKNIKNPTIDDVLYSDDWARRKVKELLKL; from the coding sequence TTGAAAAATATTGGAATTCTTGGTTCTACTGGTTCTATTGGAACTCAAGCTTTAGATATTATAAGAGAAAATAAATCTTTATTTAATATAACAGCATTAAGTGGAAATAATAATATTGATTTATTAGAGAAACAAGCACTTGAATTCAAACCTGAAATCATTGCAGTTTTCAATAAATATAATGCTGATGTATTAAAAACAAAATTAAAACCTTATAATATAAAAGTTTATAGTGGATTAGAAGGATTAATAAAGTTAAGTGAATATGAAAATATAGATATTTTAATTACTTCAGTTGTAGGTATGATAGGATTAAAGCCAACACTTGCTGCAATAGAAAGTGGAAAAACTATTGCATTAGCTAACAAAGAAACTTTAGTAACTGCAGGAAATATAGTAATGGAAAAAATCAAAAAAAATAAAGGTTCTTTATTACCTGTAGATAGCGAACACTCTGCTATTTTTCAATCTTTAACATCAAAGAAAAAAAATGAAATAAATAAAATTATTTTAACAGCTTCAGGAGGACCTTTTAGGGGTAAAAATAAAGAAGATTTGATAAATATAAACTATAAAGATGCTCTTAAACATCCAAATTGGGATATGGGAAGAAAAATTTCAATTGATTCATCTACTTTAATGAATAAAGGATTAGAAGTTATAGAGGCTAAATGGTTATTTGATGTAGATGTAGAAGATATAGAAGTTGTAGTACATTCTCAAAGCATAATTCATTCAATGGTTGAATATATTGATGGTAGTGTTATAGCACAACTTGGAGTTTCAGATATGCGTATACCAATACAATATGCTTTAACATATCCTGATAGAATTAATAATAATTTAGAAAAATTAAATTTAACTGATGTATATAAATTAACTTTTGAAAGTCCTGATTTAGAAACATTCCCTTCTTTATCTCTTGCATATAGAGCTTTAAGAGAAAATGGAACTATGCCTTCTGTTTTAAATGCATCTAATGAAGTATTAGTAGATTTATTCTTAAAAGAAAAAATTAAGTTTTATGATATACCAAATACAATAGAGAACATACTAGATATTCATAAGAATATAAAAAACCCAACTATTGATGATGTATTATATAGTGATGATTGGGCAAGAAGAAAAGTAAAAGAATTACTAAAACTTTAA
- the nusA gene encoding transcription termination factor NusA → MKADFIQALDEIGKEKGISKEILIEAIEAALISAYKRNFGSSQNVEVVIDNTTGDVKVYAQKDVVEQVEDELLEISLEDTKEIDNRYSIGDVINIEVTPKNFGRIAAQTAKQVVVQRIREAERDIIYGDFINRENEIVTGIIQKLNNNVLVDLGKTEGILLPAEQIPNETYNHNNRIKAYIVEVKKTSKGPQILLSRSHPGLVKRLFELEVPEIQEGIVDIFSISREAGSRTKIAVYSNNENVDPVGACVGQNGTRVKAVVDELNGEKIDIVNWSKDPSVFIANSLSPAKVLDVQINEDEKSASIIVPDYQLSLAIGKEGQNARLAAKLTGWKIDIKSETQYNDESSEEIEE, encoded by the coding sequence ATGAAAGCTGATTTTATACAGGCCCTTGATGAAATTGGAAAGGAAAAAGGTATTTCTAAAGAAATACTAATAGAAGCTATTGAAGCTGCATTGATATCTGCATATAAGAGAAATTTTGGTTCTTCACAAAATGTGGAAGTGGTAATAGATAATACTACAGGAGATGTAAAAGTTTATGCACAAAAAGACGTTGTTGAACAAGTTGAAGATGAACTTTTAGAGATATCATTAGAAGATACAAAGGAAATAGATAATAGATATTCTATAGGGGATGTAATAAATATTGAAGTTACGCCTAAGAATTTTGGAAGAATAGCAGCACAAACAGCAAAACAAGTTGTTGTACAAAGAATTCGAGAAGCTGAAAGAGATATTATTTATGGAGACTTCATTAACAGAGAGAATGAAATAGTAACAGGGATAATTCAAAAGTTAAATAATAATGTATTAGTAGATTTAGGTAAAACTGAAGGGATATTATTACCGGCAGAACAAATACCAAATGAAACGTATAACCATAATAATAGAATAAAAGCATATATTGTTGAGGTTAAAAAGACTTCAAAAGGTCCACAGATTTTATTATCTAGAAGTCATCCTGGTTTAGTTAAAAGGCTTTTTGAGTTAGAAGTTCCAGAGATACAAGAAGGAATTGTAGATATTTTTAGTATATCTAGAGAAGCAGGTTCTAGAACTAAAATTGCTGTATATTCTAATAATGAAAATGTTGATCCAGTTGGGGCTTGTGTAGGACAAAATGGAACTAGAGTAAAAGCAGTGGTAGATGAGTTAAATGGTGAAAAAATTGATATAGTAAATTGGAGTAAAGACCCATCAGTATTTATAGCTAATAGCTTAAGTCCAGCAAAAGTTTTAGATGTTCAAATAAATGAAGATGAAAAAAGTGCATCTATAATTGTTCCTGATTATCAATTGTCATTAGCAATTGGGAAAGAAGGTCAGAATGCGAGGCTTGCTGCTAAATTAACAGGTTGGAAAATAGATATTAAAAGCGAGACACAATATAATGATGAATCAAGTGAAGAAATAGAAGAATAG
- a CDS encoding PolC-type DNA polymerase III, with amino-acid sequence MHYKKIDSLISKYNIKCSDNIKDCSIERVYLDKSKKIVTIKLISDKIIKYNEVETFKSSFKEIINGLKRVNIYMKYNFEFNNIGFIIDDYWPNIEYIIKKYLPSSSGLVNKIIKKIENNSLVLIVDDELFMHRIIEKKIHKIIKDKLKQEFNIDIDIQIYANKEQSNNYNDHYEQKKIVEKKMIEKINVNSQSHYSQKNKNNKSNSKNNFVYGKRVDEDIVSMDSINTNSGTVTIKGEIFDIQTKDIKNDKKIYMIGITDFTGSIQVKIFANKKQQPQIDEDLSIGEAYIITGGIMYDTFSRELVMMGKGIKKSYLTKRKDNYKEKRVELHLHTQMSDMDGMTNIEEYMKRAQEWGHKAIGITDHGVVQGFPEAMNASKKYGVKALYGVEGYLVNDSKQIVINSREQNIDCEYIVFDIETTGFSPVNDGITEIGAVRIKNGEILDTFSELVNPEKEIPQKVIELTGITNDMVKDKETIDKILPKFQDFIGEAVLVAHNASFDMGFINKKFEKINVTLSNPVLDTLQFSRELYSHLKSHKLNKIAKYLNISLENHHRAVDDSKATAEILLKMIEDVKQRGVKKLEDINTTFSNTVNFKSQDSFHVTIYAQNYIGLKNLYKIISYSHLDYFYRKPRIPKSLMNKYREGLIIGTACEAGELYRAILRNKSQNEIRDIINFYDYLEIQPIGNNKFLIEKGMVKDEEEIQNINKKIYYLGKKYNKLVVATGDSHFLDPHEEVYRRILMSGKGFSDADNQAPLYFKTTDEMIEEFSYLGKKIAEEVVIKNPNLIADSIEEILPIPDGTFPPVIEGSDKDLKDMTYKKAKSIYGDPMPEIVQERLDRELNSIISNGYAVLYIISHKIVKKSLEDGYLVGSRGSVGSSFVATMSDITEVNPLPPHYVCPNCKNNEFIMDGSVGSGVDMPDKICPKCKTEYNKDGFDIPFEVFLGFEGDKEPDIDLNFASEEQTVAMQYTEELFGKGHVYRAGTIGTIADKTAYGFIRKYHEERELLLNRTETNRLIKGCTGIKRTSGQHPGGVMVVPQDKDIYDFTPIQYPANNSDSGVITTHFDYHSISGRILKLDLLGHDTPTIIRMLEDLTGVDAQKISLDDNDTMAIFTSLDTLNIKVDDFNYKTGSLGIPEFGTKFVIQMLLDTSPTTFAELVRISGLSHGTDVWLNNAQELVANGITTLKEVISTRDDIMMYLIYNSLDKKRSFKIMEKVRKGKGLTEEEEKYMRDNDIPEWYIESCKKIKYMFPKAHAVAYVMMSFRIAYFKVHYPEAFYSTYFTMKATDFDAELIVKGIESVKEKIKELEEIGNDKTAKEKNLLTVLEVAFEMYARGFNFKKVDLYKSDSDIFIIEKDGILPPLKSLQGVGENAAKSIVEARDKGKFLSIEDITKRAKVSKTVIEALKIHGCLKGMSESNQLDLFSI; translated from the coding sequence ATGCATTATAAAAAAATAGATTCATTAATTAGTAAATACAATATTAAATGTAGCGATAATATAAAAGATTGTTCTATTGAAAGAGTATACTTAGATAAAAGTAAAAAAATAGTCACAATAAAGCTTATAAGCGATAAAATTATAAAATATAATGAAGTTGAAACGTTTAAAAGTTCATTTAAAGAAATTATAAATGGTTTAAAAAGAGTAAATATATATATGAAATATAATTTTGAATTTAATAATATAGGTTTCATAATAGATGATTATTGGCCTAATATTGAATATATTATAAAAAAATACTTACCTTCAAGCTCTGGTTTAGTTAATAAAATAATAAAAAAAATAGAGAATAATAGTCTTGTTTTAATTGTAGATGATGAATTATTTATGCATAGAATTATAGAAAAGAAAATTCATAAAATCATAAAAGATAAGTTAAAACAAGAATTTAATATAGATATAGATATACAAATATATGCTAATAAAGAACAGAGTAACAATTATAATGATCATTATGAACAAAAAAAGATTGTGGAAAAGAAAATGATTGAAAAAATAAATGTAAACTCTCAATCACATTATTCTCAAAAAAATAAAAATAATAAATCTAATTCTAAAAATAATTTTGTATATGGAAAAAGAGTTGATGAAGATATAGTATCTATGGACAGTATAAATACGAATTCTGGAACTGTAACAATAAAAGGTGAAATATTCGATATACAAACCAAAGATATAAAAAATGATAAAAAAATATATATGATTGGTATTACTGATTTTACTGGTTCTATACAAGTTAAGATATTTGCCAATAAAAAACAGCAACCTCAAATAGATGAGGACTTAAGTATAGGAGAAGCTTATATTATAACTGGTGGTATAATGTATGATACTTTTTCAAGAGAATTAGTAATGATGGGTAAAGGAATTAAAAAGTCATATTTGACTAAACGAAAAGATAACTATAAAGAGAAAAGAGTAGAGCTTCATCTTCATACACAAATGAGTGATATGGATGGGATGACAAATATAGAAGAATATATGAAAAGAGCACAAGAGTGGGGGCATAAAGCAATAGGAATTACAGATCATGGTGTTGTACAAGGGTTTCCAGAAGCAATGAATGCATCAAAAAAATATGGTGTTAAGGCGCTTTATGGTGTAGAAGGTTATCTTGTAAATGATTCTAAGCAAATAGTGATAAATTCAAGAGAACAAAATATAGATTGTGAATATATTGTATTTGATATTGAAACTACGGGTTTTTCTCCTGTAAATGATGGTATAACAGAAATAGGAGCTGTTAGAATAAAAAATGGTGAGATTTTAGATACTTTTAGTGAACTTGTTAATCCAGAAAAGGAAATTCCACAAAAAGTAATTGAACTTACTGGAATTACTAATGATATGGTAAAAGATAAAGAAACAATTGATAAAATACTTCCAAAATTTCAAGATTTTATAGGTGAAGCTGTATTAGTTGCACATAATGCATCCTTTGATATGGGATTTATAAATAAAAAGTTTGAGAAAATAAATGTAACTTTATCTAATCCAGTATTGGATACTTTACAGTTTTCTAGAGAGTTATATTCTCATTTAAAAAGTCATAAATTAAATAAAATAGCTAAATATTTAAATATTAGCTTAGAAAATCATCATAGAGCAGTAGATGATTCAAAAGCTACAGCTGAGATACTATTAAAGATGATTGAAGATGTAAAACAAAGAGGAGTAAAAAAATTAGAAGATATAAACACAACATTTAGTAATACTGTGAATTTTAAATCACAGGATTCTTTTCATGTGACAATATATGCTCAAAACTATATAGGATTAAAAAACCTTTATAAAATTATATCATATAGTCATTTAGACTATTTTTATAGAAAACCTAGAATTCCTAAATCTTTAATGAATAAATATAGGGAAGGACTTATAATAGGTACTGCTTGTGAAGCAGGAGAACTATATAGAGCAATACTTAGAAATAAATCACAAAATGAAATTAGAGATATTATAAATTTCTATGACTATTTAGAAATACAGCCTATTGGGAATAATAAATTCTTAATAGAAAAGGGTATGGTTAAAGATGAAGAAGAAATTCAAAATATTAATAAGAAAATTTATTATTTAGGTAAAAAATATAATAAATTAGTTGTGGCTACTGGTGATAGTCATTTTCTTGATCCTCATGAAGAGGTCTATAGAAGAATACTAATGAGTGGAAAGGGATTCTCTGATGCTGACAATCAAGCTCCTTTATACTTTAAAACTACTGATGAAATGATTGAAGAGTTTTCATATTTAGGTAAAAAAATTGCAGAAGAAGTAGTAATCAAAAATCCAAATTTAATAGCTGATAGCATAGAAGAAATTTTACCTATACCAGATGGAACTTTTCCTCCAGTTATAGAAGGATCAGATAAAGATTTGAAAGATATGACCTATAAAAAAGCAAAAAGTATTTATGGAGATCCTATGCCGGAAATTGTCCAAGAACGATTAGATAGAGAGTTAAATTCTATTATTAGTAATGGGTATGCTGTTTTATATATTATATCTCATAAAATAGTAAAAAAATCTTTAGAAGATGGATATTTAGTAGGTTCAAGAGGCTCTGTTGGTTCATCATTTGTTGCTACTATGAGTGATATAACAGAAGTTAATCCATTACCACCACATTATGTATGTCCAAATTGTAAAAATAATGAGTTCATAATGGATGGGTCAGTAGGCTCTGGTGTTGATATGCCAGATAAAATATGCCCTAAATGTAAAACAGAATATAATAAAGATGGATTTGATATACCTTTTGAAGTGTTTTTAGGTTTTGAAGGAGATAAAGAACCAGACATTGATCTTAACTTTGCAAGTGAAGAGCAAACTGTTGCAATGCAATATACTGAAGAGTTATTTGGAAAAGGTCATGTATATAGAGCTGGAACTATAGGAACTATTGCTGATAAAACTGCATATGGGTTTATTAGAAAATATCATGAAGAAAGAGAATTATTATTAAATAGAACAGAAACTAATAGACTTATAAAAGGTTGTACAGGTATAAAAAGGACGTCCGGACAGCACCCTGGAGGTGTAATGGTAGTCCCTCAAGATAAAGATATATATGATTTCACTCCTATACAATACCCTGCTAATAATTCTGATTCTGGTGTCATAACTACTCACTTTGATTATCACTCTATAAGTGGTAGAATATTGAAGCTAGATTTATTAGGACATGATACACCAACTATTATAAGAATGCTTGAGGATTTAACAGGGGTAGATGCTCAAAAAATTAGTTTAGATGATAATGATACTATGGCAATATTTACATCTTTAGATACATTAAATATTAAAGTAGATGATTTTAACTATAAAACAGGTTCTCTGGGTATTCCTGAATTTGGAACAAAATTTGTAATACAAATGTTATTAGATACAAGTCCAACAACTTTTGCAGAATTAGTAAGGATTAGTGGACTTTCACATGGTACAGACGTTTGGTTAAATAATGCACAAGAATTAGTTGCGAATGGTATTACTACATTGAAAGAAGTTATATCTACAAGAGATGATATAATGATGTATCTTATATATAATAGTTTAGATAAGAAACGTTCTTTCAAAATAATGGAAAAGGTTAGGAAAGGTAAAGGATTAACAGAAGAAGAAGAAAAATATATGAGAGATAATGATATACCAGAATGGTATATAGAGTCATGTAAAAAAATAAAATATATGTTTCCTAAAGCACATGCTGTTGCATATGTTATGATGTCATTTAGAATAGCATATTTTAAGGTTCATTACCCCGAAGCTTTTTATTCAACCTATTTCACTATGAAGGCAACTGATTTTGATGCTGAATTAATTGTAAAAGGTATAGAGTCTGTAAAAGAAAAAATAAAAGAATTAGAAGAAATAGGAAATGATAAAACAGCTAAAGAAAAGAATCTTTTGACAGTATTAGAAGTAGCCTTTGAAATGTATGCAAGAGGATTTAATTTTAAAAAAGTAGACTTATATAAGTCTGATAGTGATATTTTTATTATTGAAAAAGATGGAATATTACCTCCTCTAAAATCCCTCCAAGGTGTAGGAGAAAATGCTGCTAAAAGTATAGTAGAAGCTAGAGATAAAGGTAAATTTTTATCTATAGAAGATATTACTAAGAGAGCTAAAGTAAGTAAGACAGTTATAGAAGCATTAAAAATTCATGGATGTTTAAAAGGAATGAGTGAAAGTAATCAATTAGACTTATTCAGTATTTGA
- the rimP gene encoding ribosome maturation factor RimP, translating to MNKKEVEKQVYNIIYPISQEMDFELVDLEYVKEGPYKYLRVFIDKPGGVSIDDCQNFSKNISEKVDEQDPIKENYFLEVSSPGIDRPFKDDKDFKRALNKEVEVNLYKKINNSKTFVGELIDFDENIIIINNNKEDIKINRTDIAKINIAIKF from the coding sequence ATGAATAAAAAAGAGGTTGAAAAACAGGTATATAATATTATATATCCTATTTCACAAGAAATGGATTTTGAATTAGTTGATTTAGAGTATGTGAAGGAAGGACCATATAAATATTTGAGAGTATTTATAGATAAACCAGGTGGAGTAAGTATAGATGATTGCCAAAATTTCAGTAAAAATATAAGCGAAAAAGTTGATGAGCAAGATCCTATAAAAGAAAATTATTTTTTAGAAGTCTCTTCTCCAGGTATCGATAGACCATTTAAGGATGATAAAGATTTTAAAAGAGCTTTAAATAAAGAAGTGGAAGTTAATTTGTATAAAAAAATTAACAATTCTAAAACCTTTGTTGGTGAATTAATCGATTTTGATGAGAATATCATAATTATAAATAATAATAAAGAAGATATAAAAATAAATAGAACTGATATAGCAAAAATTAACATTGCTATTAAATTTTAA
- a CDS encoding MgtC/SapB family protein gives MEIALKLVISIILSGIIGIERESIKRPAGFRTHILVCVGSTLVMIVGLYISDDLRYSNVDPTRIGAQVISGIGFLGAGTIIKEGVSVKGLTTAASLWAVACVGLAIGAGFYFGAILVTFLIFITLLLFSSVENKFLRNDKYLKIRLVTINKPGQLGKIGQVTGNLDLTIVSIDFNNIEDNKIIVNLLLKSNKKTDNVEVISELSQIKDVIKITHK, from the coding sequence ATGGAAATAGCTCTTAAATTAGTCATATCTATAATTTTATCTGGAATAATAGGAATAGAAAGAGAAAGTATAAAAAGACCAGCTGGATTTAGGACACATATTTTAGTATGTGTAGGTTCAACTTTAGTAATGATTGTAGGACTATATATATCAGATGATCTTAGATATTCAAATGTAGATCCTACAAGAATTGGAGCACAAGTAATAAGTGGTATTGGCTTTCTTGGAGCTGGTACAATAATAAAAGAAGGTGTTTCTGTAAAAGGTTTAACTACTGCTGCAAGTTTATGGGCTGTTGCATGTGTTGGACTGGCTATTGGTGCCGGATTTTATTTTGGAGCAATTTTAGTTACTTTTTTGATATTTATAACTTTGTTGTTATTTTCTAGTGTTGAGAATAAATTTTTAAGAAATGACAAATATCTAAAAATAAGGTTAGTAACAATAAATAAGCCAGGTCAACTGGGTAAAATTGGTCAAGTTACTGGAAATCTAGATTTAACAATAGTATCAATTGATTTTAACAATATAGAAGATAATAAAATTATAGTTAATTTATTACTTAAAAGTAATAAAAAAACTGATAATGTTGAAGTTATAAGTGAATTATCTCAGATTAAAGATGTAATTAAAATAACCCACAAGTAA
- the rseP gene encoding RIP metalloprotease RseP has protein sequence MTTAITAIIIFFIVVLVHEFGHFATAKLVGIKVQEFSIGMGPRITKFNKGETEYSLRILPIGGYVKMEGEDEKSDDERSFSNKSPISRILVLASGAIMNFLLALIIFFVISIVIGSPTTIIDKVTENGPADTVGIKSGDEIVSINNEKIENWQESKDIITNAEDEINITVLRDEKSLSFSLTPEKDENDNKLIGISSKTRPSFIGSIKYAFNNLIFIISLMFDFIKMALTGNVSTSDVAGPIGVVQLIGETTKYGFLSVLNLAAFININLGFFNLLPIPALDGSRILFILIELLRGKPLDPEKEGMIHFIGFALLMALMIFISYNDLSRLNIF, from the coding sequence ATGACTACAGCAATTACAGCGATTATAATATTCTTTATCGTAGTATTGGTACATGAGTTTGGACATTTTGCTACTGCAAAATTAGTAGGTATAAAGGTTCAAGAATTTTCTATAGGTATGGGACCTAGAATTACAAAATTTAATAAGGGAGAGACAGAATATTCACTACGTATACTTCCTATAGGTGGCTATGTTAAAATGGAAGGTGAGGATGAAAAATCAGATGATGAAAGAAGTTTTAGTAATAAATCTCCTATTTCTAGAATTTTAGTTTTAGCTTCTGGTGCTATAATGAATTTCTTATTAGCTTTAATTATATTTTTTGTAATATCAATAGTAATAGGTTCACCAACTACTATTATTGATAAAGTAACTGAAAATGGTCCAGCAGATACTGTTGGCATTAAAAGTGGAGATGAAATTGTATCAATTAATAATGAAAAAATTGAAAACTGGCAAGAAAGTAAAGATATAATAACTAATGCAGAAGATGAAATTAATATTACTGTTTTAAGAGATGAGAAAAGTTTAAGTTTCTCTTTAACTCCTGAGAAAGATGAAAATGATAATAAATTAATTGGAATAAGCTCAAAGACTAGACCATCTTTTATAGGTTCTATTAAATATGCTTTTAATAATCTTATATTTATAATATCTCTAATGTTTGATTTTATTAAAATGGCACTTACTGGTAATGTTAGTACTTCAGATGTTGCTGGTCCTATTGGAGTAGTTCAATTGATTGGTGAGACTACAAAATATGGTTTTTTAAGTGTATTAAATCTAGCAGCATTTATAAATATCAATTTAGGATTTTTTAATTTGCTTCCAATTCCAGCATTAGATGGAAGTAGAATATTATTTATACTTATAGAGTTATTAAGAGGAAAACCACTAGATCCTGAAAAAGAAGGGATGATTCATTTTATTGGTTTTGCACTATTAATGGCTTTAATGATATTTATATCTTATAATGATTTAAGTAGATTAAATATTTTTTAG
- the ispG gene encoding flavodoxin-dependent (E)-4-hydroxy-3-methylbut-2-enyl-diphosphate synthase encodes MMRNKTKNFYYGNVGIGSDFPVTVQSMTNTDTRDIKETVSQIKLLEEVGCDIIRLAVPDMEAALALEKIKKQVNIPIIADIHFDYKLALQAIEGGVNGLRINPGNIGDKQRVKEIVNRCKEKDIPIRIGVNSGSIKKEFLEKYGGVNVNSMVESAMEHVRILEEMNFKKIVLSVKSTDIHMTIESYEKLSQIVDYPLHIGITESGSLWKGTIKSSIGIGSLLAKGIGDTIRVSLTGSPIEEVKVGKQILRSLGLLNDRIEVISCPTCGRTRIALEKIVSEVEQKIEHMNKSIKVAIMGCEVNGPGEAKEADIGIAGGNGLGLIFKKGKVIKKVEENKLIDELVKEIEKL; translated from the coding sequence ATAATGAGAAATAAGACAAAAAATTTTTACTATGGTAATGTTGGCATAGGCAGTGATTTTCCAGTTACTGTACAATCTATGACAAATACAGATACAAGGGATATAAAAGAAACCGTATCACAGATTAAACTTTTAGAAGAGGTTGGTTGTGATATTATAAGGCTTGCTGTTCCTGATATGGAGGCTGCTTTAGCTTTAGAAAAAATTAAAAAACAGGTTAATATCCCTATTATTGCAGATATTCACTTTGATTATAAATTAGCATTACAAGCAATAGAAGGTGGAGTTAATGGACTGAGGATTAATCCAGGTAATATTGGTGATAAACAAAGAGTTAAGGAAATAGTGAATAGATGTAAAGAAAAAGATATTCCTATAAGAATAGGTGTTAATTCTGGATCTATAAAGAAAGAATTTTTAGAGAAATATGGTGGTGTGAATGTAAACTCCATGGTAGAAAGTGCAATGGAACATGTAAGAATATTAGAAGAAATGAATTTTAAGAAAATTGTATTATCTGTAAAGTCTACTGATATTCATATGACAATAGAATCATATGAAAAACTATCTCAAATTGTAGATTATCCACTTCATATTGGAATAACTGAATCAGGATCACTTTGGAAGGGTACTATTAAATCTTCTATAGGTATTGGTTCATTACTTGCTAAAGGTATTGGTGATACTATAAGGGTATCTCTTACTGGCAGCCCTATAGAAGAAGTAAAGGTAGGAAAACAAATTTTAAGATCCCTAGGCTTACTAAATGATAGGATTGAAGTAATCTCATGTCCTACATGTGGAAGAACACGTATTGCCTTAGAAAAAATAGTTAGTGAAGTTGAACAAAAAATAGAACATATGAATAAATCTATTAAAGTAGCTATTATGGGATGTGAAGTAAATGGTCCTGGTGAAGCTAAGGAAGCTGATATTGGAATTGCAGGTGGTAATGGATTAGGGTTAATATTTAAAAAAGGGAAAGTAATAAAAAAAGTTGAAGAAAATAAACTTATTGATGAATTAGTAAAAGAAATTGAAAAATTATGA
- a CDS encoding L7Ae/L30e/S12e/Gadd45 family ribosomal protein produces the protein MNDSLSFIGIGQKANIIRTGEYKSLEAIKFNKCYLIVLANDSSENTKKKFENLSKKYNIEIIYFSDKLALGNALGKEYISVFAVTDKKFSDTLKQKL, from the coding sequence ATGAATGATAGTTTATCGTTTATTGGTATAGGACAAAAAGCTAATATAATAAGAACAGGAGAATATAAATCCTTAGAAGCTATAAAATTTAACAAATGTTATTTAATAGTTTTAGCTAATGATTCTTCTGAAAATACTAAAAAGAAATTTGAGAACTTAAGTAAAAAATATAATATTGAGATAATATATTTTAGTGATAAGCTGGCATTAGGAAATGCTTTAGGAAAAGAGTATATATCTGTTTTTGCAGTGACAGATAAAAAGTTTTCAGATACATTGAAACAAAAGTTATAA